The following proteins come from a genomic window of Helicobacter canadensis MIT 98-5491:
- the uvrB gene encoding excinuclease ABC subunit UvrB, with the protein MQKFILNSSYKPAGDQPQAIKKLSDFIKSGSQYQTLIGVTGSGKTFSMAHIIEELQMPTLIMTHNKTLAAQLFSEFKGFFPKNHVEYFISHFDYYQPEAYIPRQDLFIEKDSSINEELERLRLSATTSLLAYDDTIVVASVSANYGLGNPKEYLEMIEKFEIGSSYNQRNILLRLVEMGYKRNDSFFDRGDFRVNGEVIDIYPAYSEDEAVRLEFFGDELEKIVILDSVDKKPLKSLESFVLYAANPFIVGADRLKVAIKNIEKELAERLNFFKKENKMVEYERLKSRTEFDLEMIESTGICKGIENYARHLTGKAPGETPYSLLDYFAQKNKPYLLIVDESHVSLPQFGGMYAGDRSRKEVLVEYGFRLPSALDNRPLKYEEFIHKAPHFLFVSATPAQKELELSGNHTAEQLIRPTGLLDPLYEVLSVENQVEVLYDEAKKVIARGERVLVTALTKKMAEELTRYYNDLGLKVRYMHSEIDAIERNQIIRGLRVGEFDILVGINLLREGLDLPEVSLVAILDADKEGFLRSETSLIQTMGRAARNVNGKVLLFADKITPSLKKAMEVTDYRRSKQEAFNKAHNIKPQSVSRKLDENLKNQDLGMLYEKAKKKEKMPRQEREKLVKELTKKMHEAAKRLDFEEAARLRDEIIKMRNL; encoded by the coding sequence ATGCAAAAGTTTATTTTAAATTCATCCTATAAACCTGCAGGAGATCAACCTCAAGCTATAAAAAAATTAAGCGATTTTATTAAAAGTGGTTCTCAATACCAAACTTTAATTGGTGTAACAGGTAGCGGAAAGACTTTTTCAATGGCACACATTATAGAAGAGTTGCAAATGCCAACGCTTATAATGACACATAATAAAACTTTAGCAGCACAGCTTTTTAGTGAATTTAAAGGTTTTTTCCCAAAAAATCATGTGGAATACTTCATTTCTCACTTTGATTATTATCAACCAGAGGCGTATATTCCAAGGCAAGATTTATTTATTGAAAAAGATTCAAGTATTAATGAAGAATTAGAGAGATTGCGGCTATCAGCGACCACTTCGCTTTTAGCCTATGATGATACGATTGTGGTGGCTTCTGTGTCGGCAAACTATGGATTGGGGAATCCAAAGGAATATTTGGAGATGATAGAAAAGTTTGAAATAGGCAGTAGCTATAATCAAAGAAATATATTGCTTAGACTTGTGGAGATGGGTTATAAACGCAATGATTCCTTTTTTGATAGAGGAGATTTTAGGGTTAATGGCGAAGTGATTGATATTTATCCAGCTTATAGTGAAGATGAAGCGGTGCGGTTGGAGTTTTTTGGAGATGAGTTAGAGAAAATTGTGATTTTAGATAGTGTGGATAAAAAGCCCTTAAAATCTCTAGAATCATTTGTGCTTTATGCAGCAAATCCTTTTATTGTTGGGGCAGATAGATTGAAAGTGGCGATTAAAAATATTGAAAAAGAACTTGCAGAGAGATTGAATTTTTTTAAAAAAGAAAATAAAATGGTGGAATATGAGAGACTAAAATCACGCACCGAGTTTGATTTGGAGATGATAGAATCAACAGGGATTTGCAAGGGGATAGAGAATTATGCACGACATTTGACGGGTAAAGCACCAGGAGAGACACCTTATTCTTTGCTAGATTATTTTGCTCAAAAAAATAAGCCTTATTTATTGATTGTGGATGAATCACATGTGAGTTTGCCGCAATTTGGCGGAATGTATGCAGGGGATAGAAGTCGCAAGGAAGTGCTTGTGGAATATGGATTCCGTTTGCCGAGTGCTTTAGATAATCGTCCTTTAAAATATGAGGAATTCATTCATAAAGCTCCCCATTTCCTTTTTGTCTCTGCAACCCCCGCACAAAAGGAATTAGAACTAAGCGGGAATCACACAGCAGAACAGCTTATTCGCCCAACAGGATTGCTTGATCCCCTTTATGAAGTTTTGAGTGTAGAAAATCAAGTTGAAGTGCTCTATGATGAAGCAAAAAAAGTCATTGCAAGGGGTGAGAGGGTGCTTGTAACGGCACTAACTAAAAAAATGGCAGAAGAGCTAACGCGCTATTATAATGATTTGGGGCTAAAGGTGCGTTATATGCATTCTGAAATTGATGCGATTGAGCGGAATCAAATCATTAGAGGGCTTAGAGTTGGGGAGTTTGATATTTTAGTAGGGATTAATCTTTTAAGAGAGGGATTGGATTTGCCTGAAGTTTCTTTGGTGGCGATTTTAGATGCAGATAAAGAAGGTTTTTTGCGTAGTGAGACTAGTCTTATACAAACTATGGGAAGGGCAGCTAGAAATGTTAATGGAAAAGTTTTGCTTTTTGCTGACAAAATTACCCCTTCACTCAAAAAAGCAATGGAAGTTACAGATTATCGCCGCAGTAAGCAAGAAGCCTTCAATAAAGCTCATAATATTAAGCCTCAAAGCGTTTCAAGGAAGCTAGATGAGAATCTTAAAAATCAAGATTTGGGAATGCTTTATGAAAAGGCTAAAAAGAAAGAAAAAATGCCAAGGCAAGAGCGAGAAAAATTGGTTAAAGAATTGACTAAAAAAATGCACGAAGCAGCTAAAAGACTTGATTTTGAAGAAGCAGCAAGACTAAGAGATGAGATAATAAAAATGCGGAATCTATAA
- a CDS encoding methionine ABC transporter ATP-binding protein, protein MISLKNINKTYPNGFCALKNINLEIKRNDIAGIIGYSGAGKSTLIRILNRLEEPTSGEVLIDGVDILALNSKQLQKKRQQIGMIFQHFNLLNSRDVFGNIAFALEIAKWDKSAIEKRVYELLELVGLESKAHFYPSQLSGGQKQRVAIARALANNPKLLLCDEATSALDAKTTKSILALLKELQSKLSLTIVLITHQIEVVQQICNKVFVIENGEIVESGAVIDVFSNPTKHITKELVGFISEREENVIAHLKDFRDIYRVIFTGPNAHNPLISQVIKEFGIDINILGGNIQEFNSNEIGYLVLRFLGEKTKIIQSLEWLKEKGVLLQQVSLEKYDSLNKEKK, encoded by the coding sequence ATTATTTCATTAAAAAATATTAATAAAACTTATCCTAATGGTTTTTGTGCATTAAAAAATATTAATTTAGAGATTAAACGCAATGATATTGCAGGAATCATTGGATATTCTGGAGCTGGAAAAAGCACCTTAATTAGAATACTCAATCGATTAGAAGAGCCAACTAGCGGAGAAGTTTTGATTGATGGTGTGGATATTTTAGCACTTAATTCAAAGCAATTACAAAAAAAGCGACAACAAATTGGGATGATATTTCAACATTTTAATTTGCTTAATTCAAGAGATGTTTTTGGAAATATTGCTTTTGCGCTAGAAATTGCCAAATGGGATAAAAGTGCGATTGAAAAAAGAGTGTATGAGCTTTTAGAACTTGTTGGATTAGAATCAAAAGCACATTTTTATCCTAGTCAATTAAGCGGTGGGCAAAAACAAAGAGTAGCGATTGCTAGAGCATTAGCTAATAATCCTAAACTTTTGCTTTGTGATGAGGCAACAAGTGCGCTAGATGCTAAAACTACAAAATCAATCTTGGCTTTGTTAAAGGAGTTACAAAGTAAGCTTTCTTTAACCATTGTGTTAATTACGCATCAAATTGAGGTGGTGCAACAAATTTGCAACAAAGTATTTGTGATTGAGAATGGTGAGATTGTTGAGAGCGGTGCAGTTATTGATGTTTTTTCAAATCCTACAAAGCATATTACAAAAGAGCTTGTTGGATTTATTTCTGAACGAGAAGAAAATGTAATAGCACATTTAAAGGATTTTAGAGATATTTATCGCGTTATTTTCACGGGACCTAATGCACATAATCCGCTTATTAGTCAAGTGATTAAGGAGTTTGGTATTGATATTAATATCTTAGGTGGTAATATTCAAGAGTTTAATAGCAATGAAATTGGGTATCTTGTGTTGCGATTCTTAGGAGAGAAAACAAAAATTATCCAAAGCCTAGAGTGGCTTAAAGAAAAGGGTGTGCTTTTGCAGCAGGTTTCTTTGGAGAAATATGATTCCTTAAATAAGGAGAAAAAATGA
- a CDS encoding methionine ABC transporter permease: MVGFSVLFAIIFGLPLGIFLALTRKDGIKPLPAVNHFLSVLVNLIRSFPFIILILVILPFSNFLIGISTGSTAAIIPLSIAAIPFIARLFEGAFLEIKKDLIEATQSMGANLYTIIKMMIAEAKPALINCVIITLVSLVGYSAMAGVVGAGGLGDLAYRLGFQSFKVDILLYSVLVIIILVQIIQSIGDMIVKMARKYY, from the coding sequence ATGGTTGGCTTTTCTGTGCTTTTTGCGATTATTTTTGGATTGCCTTTGGGAATCTTTTTGGCTTTGACAAGAAAAGATGGAATCAAGCCCTTACCGGCTGTTAATCATTTTTTGAGTGTGCTTGTGAATCTTATTCGCTCGTTTCCATTTATTATCTTGATTTTGGTGATTTTGCCTTTTTCAAATTTTCTTATTGGGATTAGCACAGGTAGCACAGCAGCGATTATACCCCTTAGCATTGCGGCAATACCATTTATTGCGCGTTTATTTGAAGGGGCTTTTTTGGAAATCAAAAAAGATTTGATTGAAGCAACGCAGAGTATGGGAGCAAATCTTTATACCATTATTAAAATGATGATTGCAGAAGCAAAACCAGCACTTATTAATTGTGTAATTATTACTTTGGTGAGTTTAGTTGGTTATTCTGCGATGGCAGGGGTTGTTGGTGCTGGTGGATTGGGGGATTTGGCTTATCGTTTAGGATTTCAATCCTTTAAAGTAGATATTTTGCTTTATTCTGTGCTTGTTATTATTATTTTGGTGCAGATTATCCAAAGTATCGGCGATATGATTGTAAAAATGGCAAGAAAATATTATTAA
- a CDS encoding MetQ/NlpA family ABC transporter substrate-binding protein, with translation MKKILLMVVSLYFLCGCGDQTQAKGESDSKYSNHIIVGATPVPAAEILEFAKPLLEKEGFSMQVQVFTDYVMPDIALNDKSNDANLYQHKPYLEAQNSQRGFNLVSLAPIYVVPLALYSKNYKSVAEIPEGADVALPGDSSNLARALILLHNNGVIKLKDPNNLASTIEYDILENPKKLRFKPVEASSLPSIYPSVDAAVINANYALQAKMSVKDSLFYEDDTSIYVNVLAAREDNQDNPAILKLQEILLSKEVSEFILEKYKGEIIPVKKK, from the coding sequence ATGAAAAAAATTTTATTAATGGTAGTTAGTCTTTATTTTTTATGTGGTTGTGGAGATCAAACACAAGCAAAAGGAGAATCTGATTCTAAATATTCAAATCATATTATTGTAGGGGCTACGCCTGTTCCAGCTGCGGAGATTTTAGAGTTTGCAAAGCCACTTTTGGAAAAAGAGGGTTTTTCTATGCAGGTGCAAGTTTTTACAGATTATGTGATGCCAGATATTGCACTCAATGATAAAAGTAATGATGCGAATTTGTATCAACATAAGCCTTATTTGGAAGCACAAAATTCTCAAAGAGGTTTTAATCTTGTTTCTTTAGCTCCTATTTATGTTGTTCCATTAGCACTTTATTCTAAAAATTATAAAAGTGTGGCTGAGATTCCAGAAGGCGCTGATGTAGCATTACCTGGAGATAGTTCTAATCTTGCAAGGGCTTTGATACTTTTGCATAACAATGGAGTAATTAAGCTAAAAGATCCAAATAATTTGGCAAGCACAATAGAATATGACATTTTAGAAAACCCAAAAAAATTGCGTTTTAAACCTGTTGAAGCAAGTTCGCTTCCTAGTATTTATCCTAGTGTTGATGCGGCTGTGATTAATGCTAATTATGCACTTCAAGCAAAAATGAGCGTTAAAGATTCGTTATTTTATGAAGATGATACTTCAATTTATGTGAATGTTCTAGCAGCAAGGGAAGACAATCAAGATAATCCTGCAATTTTAAAGCTCC